The Clostridium sp. DL-VIII DNA window ACAGATGAAATGGGTTGGGTCAATGGCCAATGTATTGGAGTATTTGGATCAGTTCTATAATTAAAAACTGACAAACCTTGGAACGAATTAAATTTAAGCAGTTAGTTTTAATGAAAATTTATTATATAAATAAATGTTTTGTAAGATCTTGGAGTAAACTGAAATAAAAGTGGAATGAGTGATTATAATAACCCGTAGATAATTTGATTATTACTTACGGGTTTTGTTTTTGACTACTCTAAAAAGTCTTCTCTTGTTGGCGTAAATACGTCTAATACTTCAGAACCTTCTTCCAAGACAATACATCCATGAGGAACATTCGAAGGGAAAAGTATAGAATCTCCAGCAGTTACTATAGTTTCTTCACCATCTATTATAAATTTTAACTTACCCTTGAGTACGTAAGTAAATTGATCGTGAGGATGTGTATGTGGAACAACAGAGGTAGTTGTTTTATCAAACATGACTCTTGCACCTAGTAAATTTTCTCCGTTGGCTAAAATTTTTCTCTTTGTATTATCATCCGGGAATTGCATAACTGCATCTTCATTTTTTATAATCATAAAAGCATCTCCTTAATAAAACAATTTATATAAATTATACTATATTATCATTGTTTTTTGTGGAAAGTATTTTAGATAAGAAATTCGTATTATAAATATACAAAATATATGATGAATATACAATTAAAGAGTAATGGAACTGATATAATAGTGCTAAATTGAAGCTGCAGCTCATGAAAAAAGAAATAATATAATTTAACGGGGTGGAAGATTATATGATAGAAAATGATTTGAGTGAAATTTTAAAAGAGAGACTTGGCACAGAAGTTAGTAAAGCAAGTAATGAAGAAATTTATTTAGCATTATTAGAATTAACTAAAGGAGCTATTAATAAAAAGGGTATAAACAAAGGAAAGAGAAAATTGTATTATATTTCTGCTGAATTTCTAATTGGTAAATTATTATCTAATAATTTAATAAATCTAGGCCTATATGAGGAAGTTAAAAGCGCTTTAGCCAAAGGAGGAAAAGATTTATCTGAAATTGAAGAGGTTGAATTAGAGCCATCTTTAGGTAATGGTGGACTTGGAAGATTGGCATCCTGTTTTTTAGATTCAATTGCAACTTTAGGTTTGAATGGAGATGGAGTTGGACTAAATTATCATTTTGGATTATTTAAACAAGTTTTTGAAGATCATAAGCAAGGAACAATTAAAAATCCATGGATTACAAAAGAAAGCTGGTTAACTAAGTCTGACATAAAATTTAATGTTCAATTTGGTGGATTTACAGTAATTTCAACTCTATATAATATAGATGTTACTGGATATGATAAAGCTTCAAACAAACTTCATTTATTTGATATAGATACAATAGATGAGACTTTAGTTAAAGATGGGATTGATTTTAATAAAGAGGATATTAAAAAGAATTTAACCTTATTCTTATATCCAGATGATAGTGATGAAGCCGGAGAGTTACTTAGAGTATATCAGCAATATTTCATGGTAAGTAACGCAGCTCAATTGATTTTGTTTGAGGCAGAAGAAAATGGGTATAATCTTCATAAATTAAATGAACATGTTGTAATCCAAATAAATGATACGCACCCATCAATGATTATTCCAGAACTAATAAGGTTATTGGGTGAAAGAGGAATAGTTATATCAGAGGCAATCGAGATTGTTTCAAAGATATGCGCTTATACTAATCATACAATATTAGCAGAAGCTTTGGAAAAGTGGCCAGTATCATACTTGCAAAAAGTTGCGCCACAATTGCTACCTATTATTAGAGAGCTGGATAATCAAGTTAAGATGAAATTCAAGGATGAAAAAGTAGCGATTATAGATAAAGAAGGCAGAGTTAATATGGCTCATATGGATATACATTATGGATTCAGTGTAAATGGCGTTGCAGCATTACATACTGAAATCCTAAAAAATGAAGAATTAAAACACTTTTATAATATATATCCACAGAAATTTAATAACAAAACTAATGGTATAACCTTTAGAAGGTGGTTAATTCATTGCAATAATAAATTAGCTGATTATATTTCTGAACTTATAGGAGATGAATATAAAAAGGATGCTTCAAAGCTGGAAGGGTTAATTAAATTTATAGATAATAAGGCTGTGTTAAAAAGAATAGGAGAGATAAAGAAGGAAAATAAAATCTCATTAAAAAAATATCTAAAGGAAACTCAAAACATTGAATTAGATGAAAACTCTATTTTTGATATTCAAATTAAAAGACTCCATGAATATAAGAGACAACAGATGAACGTACTATATGCTATCTATAAATATTTAGAGATAAAAAATGGCAGGATTCCAATAACTCCAATAACTATGATATTTGGAGCAAAGGCAGCTCCAGCTTATGTAATAGCTCAAGATATAATCCATGCTATTCTATGTTTGCAGGAAATAGTAAATAATAATCCAGAAATTAATAAGTATTTAAAAATCGTTATGGTTGAGAATTATAATGTAACTAAAGCTTCTAAGTTAATTCCTGCTTGTGACTTATCAGAACAGATTTCTCTTGCATCGAAGGAGGCATCTGGTACTGGTAATATGAAGTTTATGTTAAATGGAGCATTAACTTTAGGAACAGAAGATGGAGCAAATGTTGAAATACATCAATTGGTTGGTGATGATAATATTTATATTTTTGGTGAATCTTCAGAAGATGTAATTGAACACTATAGGAAAAAAGATTATACTCCTAAGAGGTATTACGAAAAAACATCAATTAAGCAATTAGTAGATTTCATAATTGGAGATGAAATGAAAGCAGTTGGAGATAATGAGAATCTCATAAGACTTCATAAGGAATTAATTAATAAGGATTGGTTTATGACCTTATTAGATATTGAGGATTATATAAAAGTAAAAGAACTTGCATTTAAAGATTATGAGGATAGAGAAACTTGGAACAGGAAAGTGTTAATCAACATTAGTAAAGCAGGATTTTTTTCTTCAGATAGAGCAATTGCTGAGTATAATAAAGATATTTGGAAATTATCATAAGTTGAGTTTTCATAGATTGTTCCATTTTTTGCTTCGCTTGAATTTATTTTTAGGGGATGAAGAAATTGGACCAATCTCTTTATTAGTAGCTTATAGTAAAAATTGTGTAAGTTCTGCGGAAAATATATATGTAATTGTGATAGAACAGCATATAAATCTAAATTTAAAGTTAGTTATTTATAAGTATTTAATTTATCCAAAATTACTATTTCTATATTCTGAGGGTGATACTCCGGTAAAAGATTTAA harbors:
- a CDS encoding cupin domain-containing protein — translated: MIIKNEDAVMQFPDDNTKRKILANGENLLGARVMFDKTTTSVVPHTHPHDQFTYVLKGKLKFIIDGEETIVTAGDSILFPSNVPHGCIVLEEGSEVLDVFTPTREDFLE
- a CDS encoding glycogen/starch/alpha-glucan phosphorylase, producing MIENDLSEILKERLGTEVSKASNEEIYLALLELTKGAINKKGINKGKRKLYYISAEFLIGKLLSNNLINLGLYEEVKSALAKGGKDLSEIEEVELEPSLGNGGLGRLASCFLDSIATLGLNGDGVGLNYHFGLFKQVFEDHKQGTIKNPWITKESWLTKSDIKFNVQFGGFTVISTLYNIDVTGYDKASNKLHLFDIDTIDETLVKDGIDFNKEDIKKNLTLFLYPDDSDEAGELLRVYQQYFMVSNAAQLILFEAEENGYNLHKLNEHVVIQINDTHPSMIIPELIRLLGERGIVISEAIEIVSKICAYTNHTILAEALEKWPVSYLQKVAPQLLPIIRELDNQVKMKFKDEKVAIIDKEGRVNMAHMDIHYGFSVNGVAALHTEILKNEELKHFYNIYPQKFNNKTNGITFRRWLIHCNNKLADYISELIGDEYKKDASKLEGLIKFIDNKAVLKRIGEIKKENKISLKKYLKETQNIELDENSIFDIQIKRLHEYKRQQMNVLYAIYKYLEIKNGRIPITPITMIFGAKAAPAYVIAQDIIHAILCLQEIVNNNPEINKYLKIVMVENYNVTKASKLIPACDLSEQISLASKEASGTGNMKFMLNGALTLGTEDGANVEIHQLVGDDNIYIFGESSEDVIEHYRKKDYTPKRYYEKTSIKQLVDFIIGDEMKAVGDNENLIRLHKELINKDWFMTLLDIEDYIKVKELAFKDYEDRETWNRKVLINISKAGFFSSDRAIAEYNKDIWKLS